A region from the Neurospora crassa OR74A linkage group V, whole genome shotgun sequence genome encodes:
- the acw-5 gene encoding anchored cell wall protein 5, protein MKYSAVALAAFVAIASAQDISVIPSCALPCVDDAATKVCTSKTDHKCLCENKDALVSTATSCVISKCGAAVALNDVLPATEKFCQEVLAGGSDAAPSSSAAAATTATTSAIATATAPTSTVVATTVTTSAIATATAPTSTVSAAPSSSSSSNGTVSMAPPASSSPVNAGAASAGYIGSFGVAALAALAAF, encoded by the exons ATGAAGTACTCCGCTGTCGCCCTTGCCGCCTTCGTGGCCATTGCCTCCGCCCAGGACATCTCTGTTATCCCCTCGTGCGCCCTTCCCTGCGTTGACGACGCCGCCACCAAGGTCTGCACTTCCAAGACCGATCACAAGTGCCTCTGCGAGAACAAGGACGCTCTCGTCAGCACTGCCACCTCCTGTGTCATTTCCAAGTGCGGTGCCGCCGTTGCTCTGA ACGACGTTCTCCCTGCCACCGAGAAGTTCTGCCAGGAGGTCCTCGCCGGCGGCTCTGACGCTGCTCCTTCCAGctctgctgccgctgccaccactgccaccacctccgccaTCGCCACCGCTACCGCTCCCACTTCCACTGTCGTTGCCACCACTGTGACCACCTCCGCCATCGCCACCGCTACCGCTCCCACCTCTACCGTCTCTGCcgctccctcttcctccagcagcagcaacggcaCCGTCTCGATGGCTCCCCCAGCCTCTTCCAGCCCCGTCAATGCCGGCGCCGCCTCTGCCGGTTACATTGGCAGCTTCGGTGTCGCTGCCCTTGCTGCCCTTGCTGCTTTTTAA
- a CDS encoding SAM binding domain-containing protein gives MEFLSGYAAARAPLSAYQVEPPPPPPSTSSSGQLLQPSSSSDRRAPPPHPLHPTVTRSKSTSGAHSHRRHRQYGHARTNSASTTGSSSGAPLQVVSSAAGHQQNHHHSSTPASSSSKHRLLKPAWLQPSGTHHPPSDRSDDAAATSAAANSASSASAGPGPRATSSLEHYRPSRRDFLSPPSSSHHQHRSYYPDWIPTAGLHPNPHHGHRQLPATSRIDTHDSKYWTSSNTASAASEPSSARSPVSRDGTRTLAPTASNNLSLVGGGAGASIAFAAHAASSILERGRHVPPPPPPPHSQGQHHASSAAGAMPLSSGTSSKISGYDGSRAESVSSIAGTTVSSRTFLSSDPLPNPDQLANNEARPFVVRSGRTYISDPTLAYPLPVDLEEIHRQTLRTLLLLQLFGKPICSPEFADQPPKRILEIACGSGVWSMLCYKHYKKLGQADGISFTGIDIAPLAPPSSSGNSDSSEGRRSNRASSSSATLSAAGGGGATSSSGMQPDPQMNWRFVQHDCRKFPFPFPDGSFDLIMCKDVSLITTTAMQQPLIDEYIRLLAPGGAIEIWESDHTLRMLRPHVPEHMQNSSAPAAGEDGQPAEGSEDNEVEKSPEEIEAAEAARMGAYVMTPNTPLSSPLNHFLVEYNAWLSKALEARSLSSMPCTLIGPIMLQEAETLTAMGNKRLAVPLSEVRWEREGVGGVVTKDGKAFISTKPSFSNLQMDANGGMGKTLGPEARALRRTALITVVQMIQSLEHILRDVSGKSQDEWDAWLGKMMNDLVEGNGTSWGECLEVGVWWARRR, from the coding sequence ATGGAGTTCCTGTCAGGCTATGCAGCCGCAAGGGCCCCTTTATCCGCCTACCAGGTcgagccgccgccgcctccaccgtCGACTTCATCTTCTGGCCAGCTGCTGcagccctcctcctcctccgatcgtcgagcgccgccgccgcatccTCTCCATCCCACCGTCACTCGCTCCAAGTCGACCTCGGGTGCTCACTCGCACAGACGCCATCGTCAGTACGGCCACGCCCGCACCAACAGTGCCAGCACCACCGGCAGCAGCTCGGGTGCTCCTCTGCAGGTGGTCAGCAGCGCCGCCGGTCATCAGCagaatcatcatcattcatcGACACCAGCATCGTCCTCCAGCAAGCACAGGCTGTTGAAGCCAGCTTGGTTACAGCCAAGTGGAACACATCACCCACCATCAGATCGCAGCGACGACGCGGCCGCCACAAGCGCTGCGGCCAACTCTGCCTCATCTGCCTCGGCGGGACCGGGACCCCGTGCGACCTCGTCTCTCGAACATTATCGCCCCTCGCGCCGCGACTTCCTCAGCCCTCCCTCATCATCCCATCACCAGCACCGTAGCTACTATCCCGACTGGATACCTACGGCTGGCCTACACCCGAACCCACACCACGGCCACAGGCAGCTCCCCGCGACGTCTCGCATCGATACGCACGATAGCAAATACTGGACTTCTTCCAATACTGCCAGCGCTGCTTCCGAGCCTTCGTCAGCCCGGTCGCCCGTTTCTCGCGACGGAACCCGCACACTCGCGCCCACTGCGAGCAACAACCTCAGTCTtgtcggaggaggagctggcgcCTCCATTGCTTTTGCCGCCCACGCCGCCTCCAGCATCCTCGAGCGTGGTCGTCacgtgccgccgccgccgccgccgccccatTCCCAGGGGCAACACCATGCCAGTAGCGCAGCCGGCGCCATGCCTCTCTCGTCCGGCACCAGCTCCAAGATCTCTGGTTACGATGGCTCCCGCGCTGAAAGTGTCTCCAGCATCGCTGGCACCACGGTAAGCAGTCGGACATTCCTCTCGAGCGACCCGCTTCCGAACCCCGATCAGCTCGCCAACAACGAGGCCCGACCCTTTGTTGTGCGCAGCGGCCGAACCTACATCTCGGATCCGACGCTGGCGTACCCGCTGCCCGTCGATCTCGAGGAAATACATAGGCAGACGCTGAGGACGCTGTTGCTTCTGCAGCTCTTTGGCAAGCCCATATGCTCGCCCGAGTTCGCCGACCAGCCACCCAAGCGCATTCTGGAAATTGCCTGCGGCTCTGGCGTTTGGTCGATGCTCTGCTACAAGCACTACAAGAAACTCGGCCAGGCTGACGGCATTTCCTTTACGGGTATTGACATTGCTCCCCTGGCTCCACCCAGTAGCTCAGGCAACAGCGACAGTAGCGAAGGGCGCCGCAGCAACCgcgcctcttcttcgtctgctACCTTGTCAGCAGCAGGTGGAGGTGGCGCCACGAGCTCTTCGGGGATGCAACCTGACCCTCAAATGAATTGGCGTTTTGTTCAGCATGACTGCCGCAagttcccttttccctttcccgaCGGCTCGTTCGATTTGATCATGTGCAAGGACGTGTCTCTCATCACCACTACTGCCATGCAGCAGCCGTTGATTGACGAGTACATTCGCCTTCTTGCGCCGGGCGGTGCCATCGAAATCTGGGAAAGCGATCATACCCTGCGCATGTTGAGGCCCCACGTCCCCGAACATATGCAGAACTCGTCAGCGCCGGCCGCTGGTGAGGATGGGCAGCCGGCTGAAGGTAGCGAGGACAACGAAGTCGAGAAAAGCCCCGAGGAAATCGAagccgccgaagccgcccgcATGGGAGCCTACGTAATGACACCCAACACTCCGCTCTCCTCCCCGCTCAACCATTTCCTGGTGGAATACAACGCCTGGCTGTCCAAAGCCCTCGAAGCCCGTTCTCTGTCGTCCATGCCCTGTACCCTTATCGGCCCCATAATGCTGCAAGAAGCCGAGACCCTTACGGCGATGGGCAACAAGCGGCTGGCTGTCCCGCTATCAGAAGTCCGTTGGGAGCGCGAGGGCGTGGGCGGTGTGGTGACCAAGGATGGAAAGGCGTTTATTTCGACGAAGCCGAGTTTTTCGAATCTGCAAATGGATGCGAATGGTGGAATGGGAAAGACGTTGGGGCCGGAAGCGCGGGCACTGAGGAGGACGGCGTTGATCACGGTTGTGCAGATGATTCAGAGTTTGGAGCATATACTGAGGGATGTGAGTGGAAAGAGTCAGGACGAGTGGGATGCGTGGTTGGGTAAGATGATGAATGATTTGGTGGAGGGGAATGGGACGAGTTGGGGAGAGTGTTTGGAGGTTGGAGTATGGTGGGCCAGgaggaggtga
- the ccr4 gene encoding glucose-repressible alcohol dehydrogenase transcriptional effector — protein sequence MADGHRYMQQSFSTPLPTQFASNNNLATGLLLNSLLNQFIADPSAAQQQAAAQANPAHSSATQINRGMYGQNHPQGHNPRLNGAAPGRQPNMPMFYNHVPQQGHPHQGHNAHHQVLQAGHSGHGARNDLMSHSTFSSGIMGNASPYTTNNLQNGHSVAARGGPAEQPANEHWQKQMRLKEESDRAHSAMTEQHQPHYYARLKAPENKGIGGSLTAGGANASGDSEEEVRRRPYQVEKRNRRQDWHNLDMSGQGLRALSSALFSYDFLVELYIASNRLTFLPAEIGKLRHLKILEASNNLLSELPPEIGMCTSLEKLLLFDNQIRDLPYELGSLYKLDILGIEGNPINPGLREEIVERGTKSLINSLLEQAPVPLPPSPRKPIVVQEDVSPSLERIKVMTWNILCDKFATTNMYGYTPTGALSWEYRKERILQEIRDRDVDMLCLQEIATDVFRDFFSPELAQNDYKGVHWPRPKAKTMNEKDAAAVDGCAIFYKGSKWILLDKQLIDYANIAINRPDMKNQHDIFNRVMPKDNIGIICFFESRRTGARVIVANTHLAWEPTLADVKLVQTAILMENITKYAEKYVRWQPLKDKRGIQIPQSVSVESDIPKPEMPEPGPSQEYRSNTDIPLIVCGDYNSTQESSVYELLSMGRVTPEQSDFGGHQYGNFTRDGVAHPFSMRSAYVHLNGTPDELSFTNYVPGFQEVIDYIWYSTNTLEVVELLGPPDQNHLKRVPGFPNYHFPADHIQIMAEFVIKQRKGEKVKVIHGSGGGASGQQQQQQQLEGGQDFGSGSK from the exons ATGGCAGATGGTCACCGCTATATGCAGCAGTCCTTCTCGACCCCTCTGCCCACCCAGTTCGCCTCTAACAACAACCTCGCGACGGGACTCCTCCTGAATTCCCTGCTCAACCAGTTTATCGCCGACCCCTCCGCCGCCCAGCAGCAAGCCGCCGCCCAAGCCAACCCCGCCCATAGCTCTGCGACCCAGATTAATCGAGGCATGTACGGCCAGAACCACCCGCAGGGGCACAACCCCCGACTCAATGGCGCCGCGCCAGGCCGACAACCAAACATGCCCATGTTCTACAACCATGTACCACAGCAAGGCCATCCACACCAGGGGCACAATGCGCACCACCAGGTCCTCCAGGCCGGCCACTCGGGGCACGGCGCGAGGAACGACCTGATGAGCCATTCGACCTTCTCGAGCGGCATCATGGGCAACGCCAGCCcttacaccaccaacaatcTCCAGAACGGCCACTCGGTCGCCGCTAGGGGCGGTCCGGCTGAGCAACCCGCCAACGAGCATTGGCAAAAGCAAATGCGCCTAAAGGAAGAGTCGGATCGCGCACATTCTGCAATGACGgagcaacaccaaccccaCTACTACGCGCGGCTTAAGGCGCCCGAAAATAAGGGGATAGGAGGCTCCCTGACTGCGGGTGGCGCAAACGCCTCGGGTGActccgaggaggaggtgaggagAAGACCCTACCAAGTGGAAAAGAGGAATAGACGACAAGACTGGCACAACCTGGACATGAGTGGTCAGGGCCTGCGCGCTCTTTCCTCGGCGCTGTTCAGCTATGACTTCTTGGTAGAGCTCTATATCGCCTCCAATCGATTAACGTTCCTCCCCGCCGAGATTGGCAAACTGCGTCACCTCAAGATTTTAGAAGCGTCCAACAACCTACTATCCGAGCTTCCCCCGGAGATTGGCATGTGCACCAGCCTCGAGAAACTGCTTTTATTCGACAACCAAATCCGAGATCTGCCCTACGAATTGGGCTCCCTTTACAAGCTGGACATTCTTGGTATTGAAGGAAACCCAATTAACCCGGGTCTCAGGGAAGAGATCGTGGAACGTGGAACAAAGAGCTTGATCAATAGCCTACTTGAACAAGCACCAG ttcctcttcctcccagtCCTAGGAAACCCATCGTCGTACAAGAAGACGTATCGCCCAGTCTCGAGCGGATCAAGGTGATGACCTGGAATATCCTATGCGACAAGTTTGCCACAACCAATATGTATGGTTATACGCCTACGGGAGCGCTCTCCTGGGAATACCGAAAGGAGAGGATTCTCCAGGAAATACGGGACCGGGATGTGGACATGTTGTGTCTGCAGGAAATTGCTACGGACGTGTTCAGGGATTTCTTCAGCCCGGAGCTGGCTCAGAATGACTATAAGGGTGTGCACTGGCCACGgcccaaggccaagaccaTGAACGAGAAGGATGCGGCAGCAGTAGATGGATGCGCCATCTTCTACAAGGGAAGCAAGTGGATCCTGCTCGACAAGCAGCTTATCGACTACGCCAACATTGCCATCAACCGTCCGGACATGAAGAACCAGCACGATATCTTCAACCGAGTCATGCCCAAGGACAACATCGGCATCATCTGCTTCTTCGAGAGCAGGCGCACGGGCGCGCGCGTCATTGTCGCCAACACGCATCTGGCATGGGAGCCAACACTAGCCGACGTCAAGCTTGTCCAGACGGCTATTCTTATGGAGAATATCACCAAGTATGCCGAGAAGTATGTCCGCTGGCAACCCCTAAAGGACAAGCGCGGCATCCAGATCCCGCAATCCGTCTCTGTCGAGAGCGACATTCCGAAACCCGAAATGCCCGAGCCGGGCCCCTCGCAGGAGTACCGCTCCAACACGGACATTCCCCTCATCGTCTGCGGCGATTACAACTCGACGCAGGAATCCTCGGTTTACGAGCTTTTGTCCATGGGCCGCGTCACGCCCGAGCAGTCCGATTTTGGCGGCCACCAGTACGGTAACTTTACGCGCGACGGCGTCGCCCATCCATTTAGCATGCGGTCCGCGTACGTCCATCTCAATGGCACGCCCGACGAGCTGTCCTTTACCAACTACGTGCCCGGATTCCAAGAAGTCATTGATTATATCTGGTACTCGACCAACACGCTCGAAGTGGTGGAGTTGCTTGGGCCTCCCGATCAGAACCATCTCAAGAGGGTGCCGGGTTTCCCTAACTACCATTTCCCCGCGGATCATATCCAGATTATGGCCGAGTTTGTGATTAAGCAAAGGAAGGGCGAGAAGGTCAAGGTTATTCATGGAAGTGGTGGCGGCGCATCaggtcagcagcagcagcagcagcaactggAAGGTGGACAGGATTTTGGATCTGGTTCCAAGTAG
- the ccg-14 gene encoding clock controlled protein CCG-14: MQLSKILSLFTLATAASATTVSYDTGYDDPNRSLTVVSCSDGSNGLITKYHWNFQNQVKNFPYIGGVEAVAGWNSPNCGTCWSVTYNGKTINILAIDHAGAGVNLSKKAMNELTGGNAEQFGRVDAQVQQVALSACGL, from the exons ATGCAGCTCTCCAAGATCCTCAGCCTTTTCACCCTggccaccgccgcctctgCTACCACCG TCTCCTACGACACGGGCTACGACGACCCCAACCGCTCCCTCACCGTCGTCTCGTGCTCAGACGGCTCCAACGGCCTCATCACCAAGTACCACTGGAACTTCCAGAACCAAGTCAAGAACTTCCCCTACATCGGCGGCGTCGAGGCCGTGGCCGGCTGGAACTCGCCCAACTGCGGCACCTGCTGGTCCGTCACGTACAACGGCAAGACGATCAACATTCTGGCGATTGACCATGCCGGCGCGGGCGTCAACTTGAGCAAGAAGGCGATGAATGAGTTGACGGGCGGCAACGCCGAGCAGTTTGGCCGTGTGGATGCGCAGGTTCAGCAGGTGGCGTTGAGCGCTTGTGGGCTTTAG
- a CDS encoding NADH-ubiquinone oxidoreductase complex 1/LYR family protein has product MALPPPNPVLRRQVIQLYKELLHMGKEYPQGYDYFRPRLHRAFMSKSGLRDEGEIKQAIATAQFVQKELQALYYLKKYRTLKKQYYEVGEPQAAFGGVSSGLR; this is encoded by the exons ATGGCCCTCCCACCACCTAACCCCGTCCTCCGTCGCCAAGTCATCCAATTGTAcaaag aACTCCTCCACATGGGCAAAGAATACCCCCAAGGCTACGACTACTTCCGCCCCCGCCTGCACCGCGCCTTCATGTCCAAGTCTGGCCTGCGCGACGAAGGGGAGATCAAGCAGGCGATTGCCACGGCGCAGTTTGTGCAAAAGGAGTTGCAGGCTTT ATATTATCTCAAGAAATACCGAACGTTGAAGAAACAGTACTATGAAGTGGGGGAACCACAGGCTGCTTTTGGGGGAGTATCATCAGGTTTGAGATAA